In the Euphorbia lathyris chromosome 5, ddEupLath1.1, whole genome shotgun sequence genome, one interval contains:
- the LOC136228999 gene encoding CDPK-related kinase 5: MGLCNSKPSPNPNSTLSSPVSGSKNVAARADDDSVPDKDGVKRDSALENGEPNPSNEDHNDDEEEERRRKDERTALESVKKSPFFPFYSPSPGHYFFSKKSSPARSPATNAASANSTPKRFFKRPFPPPSPAKHIRAVLARRHGSVKPNEAAIPEGSEVEVAGLDKSFGFSKHFGNKYELGDEVGRGHFGYTCQAKFKKGELKGQQVAVKVIPKSKMTTAIAIEDVRREVKILRALTGHNNLVQFYDAYEDHENVYIVMELCEGGELLDRILSRGGKYSEDDAKAVLIQILNVVAFCHLQGVVHRDLKPENFLFTSKDESSQLKAIDFGLSDFVRPDERLNDIVGSAYYVAPEVLHRSYGTEADVWSVGVIAYILLCGSRPFWARTESGIFRAVLKADPSFDETPWPSLSPEAKDFVKRLLNKDQRKRMTAAQALCHPWIKSSNDTIVPLDIIIFKLMKAYMRSSSLRKAALRALSKTLTVDELFYLKEQFALLEPNKNGTISLENIKTALMKSATDAMKESRIPDFLACLNALQYRRMDFEEFCAAALSVHQLEALDRWEQHARCAYELFEKDGNRAIMIEELASELGLGPSVPVHAVLHDWLRHTDGKLSFLGFVKLLHGVSSRTIAKAQ, translated from the exons ATGGGTCTCTGCAACTCCAAGCCCTCCCCAAACCCTAACAGCACTCTATCTTCTCCAGTTTCCGGCTCCAAAAACGTCGCCGCTCGAGCTGATGATGACTCTGTCCCCGACAAGGATGGGGTCAAAAGGGATTCTGCTTTAGAAAATGGTGAGCCAAACCCTAGTAATGAGGATCACAACGACGACGAGGAGGAAGAGAGGAGACGGAAGGATGAGAGAACTGCGTTAGAGAGCGTTAAGAAGTCTCCTTTTTTCCCGTTTTATAGTCCTAGCCCGGGGCATTACTTCTTCTCAAAGAAGTCGTCTCCGGCTAGATCTCCGGCTACTAATGCGGCGAGTGCCAACTCTACGCCTAAACGGTTTTTTAAGAGGCCCTTCCCTCCTCCATCACCGGCTAAGCATATACGTGCGGTTCTAGCGCGGCGGCATGGCTCGGTTAAGCCTAATGAGGCGGCGATTCCGGAGGGGAGCGAGGTGGAAGTTGCGGGACTTGATAAGAGTTTTGGATTTTCGAAGCATTTTGGAAACAAATATGAGCTGGGCGATGAGGTCGGGAGAGGACACTTCGGGTACACTTGTCAAGCTAAGTTTAAGAAGGGCGAGCTGAAAGGACAGCAGGTTGCTGTCAAAGTCATACCCAAATCGAAG ATGACAACAGCTATTGCCATTGAGGATGTGAGAAGGGAGGTCAAAATCTTACGAGCATTAACTGGACATAACAATCTAGTGCAATTTTATGATGCATATGAAGATCATGAAAATGTCTATATTGTGATGGA gttATGTGAAGGAGGGGAGCTCTTGGATAGAATACTTTCAAG GGGTGGAAAATATTCAGAGGATGATGCAAAAGCTGTCTTAATACAGATATTAAATGTTGTTGCATTTTGCCACCTTCAGGGTGTGGTGCACCGGGATCTTAAACCTGAG AATTTCCTCTTTACATCAAAGGATGAAAGCTCTCAATTGAAAGCCATAGATTTTGGCTTGTCAGATTTTGTTCGGCCAG ATGAAAGACTGAATGATATAGTTGGCAGTGCGTATTATGTAGCGCCCGAGGTTCTACATAGATCTTATGGTACAGAGGCTGATGTCTGGAGTGTAGGTGTGATTGCATATATTCTTTTGTGTGGAAGTCGTCCTTTCTGGGCCCGAACTGAATCTGGGATCTTTCGGGCAGTTCTAAAAGCTGATCCTAGTTTTGATGAGACACCTTGGCCTTCACTATCTCCTGAGGCAAAAGACTTTGTCAAGCGCCTATTAAAcaaagatcaaagaaaaagaatgaCTGCTGCCCAAGCCCTAT GTCATCCGTGGATTAAAAGTTCTAATGATACCATAGTGCctttagatataattattttcAAACTCATGAAGGCTTACATGCGCTCATCATCTCTTCGAAAAGCTGCTTTAAGG GCTTTGTCTAAAACGTTGACAGTTGATGAGCTATTTTATTTGAAAGAGCAATTTGCATTGTTGGAACCAAACAAAAATGGCACAATAAGTTTGGAAAACATCAAAACG GCCTTGATGAAAAGTGCCACTGATGCTATGAAAGAGTCGCGTATCCCTGATTTTCTAGCTTGT CTCAATGCACTTCAGTACAGAAGGATGGATTTTGAGGAATTTTGTGCAGCTGCATTAAGTGTCCATCAATTAGAGGCTCTCGATAGATGGGAGCAACATGCTCGTTGTGCCTATGAACTTTTTGAGAAGGACGGAAACAGAGCCATCATGATTGAGGAGCTGGCTTCG GAACTTGGCCTTGGTCCATCTGTTCCAGTTCATGCTGTTCTCCATGATTGGCTGAGGCACACCGATGGGAAGTTGAGTTTTCTCGGATTTGTGAAATTGTTACACGGTGTGTCAAGCCGGACGATTGCGAAAGCTCAATAG